A genomic window from Cloacibacillus evryensis DSM 19522 includes:
- the rplL gene encoding 50S ribosomal protein L7/L12 — protein MTREELIQAISEMSVLELSELVKELEEKFGVSAAAPAMMMPMGGMPAAGAAAPAEEEKTEFDVVLLEHGANKIGVIKVVREITGLGLKEAKEMVDGAPKTVKEAAAKEEAEEMKKKLEEAGAKVELK, from the coding sequence ATGACACGTGAAGAACTTATCCAGGCTATCAGCGAAATGTCAGTACTCGAGCTTTCAGAGCTCGTTAAGGAACTCGAAGAGAAGTTCGGCGTCTCCGCCGCCGCTCCCGCGATGATGATGCCCATGGGCGGCATGCCCGCCGCCGGCGCCGCCGCCCCCGCAGAGGAAGAGAAGACCGAGTTTGACGTAGTCCTCCTCGAGCATGGCGCAAACAAGATCGGCGTCATCAAGGTCGTCCGCGAGATCACCGGCCTTGGACTCAAGGAAGCCAAGGAAATGGTAGACGGCGCCCCCAAGACAGTCAAGGAAGCCGCCGCGAAGGAAGAGGCCGAAGAGATGAAGAAGAAGCTCGAAGAGGCCGGCGCGAAGGTCGAACTGAAGTAA